TTGCGAAGTGTTATTAACTAAACTGATCACAAAATGTCTGAAATTGCACAAAAAGTAAAAGCCATCATTGTTGACAAACTTGGCGTAGAAGAGTCTGAAGTAACTCTAGAAGCAAGCTTCACCAATGACCTTGGTGCTGATTCTCTTGATACTGTAGAATTGATTATGGAATTCGAAAAAGAATTCAACATCTCTATTCCAGATGATCAGGCGGAGCAGATCGGTACTGTTGGACAAGCAGTAACCTACTTGGAAGCTAACGTAAAATAATAATTCCTAAATTCATTCCATGAATTTAAAAAGAGTTGTTGTAACAGGTATAGGTGCCCTCACACCAATAGGCAATACCGCAGATGAATTCTGGACGGGACTGGCTAATGGTGTGAGCGGTGCTGCGCCGATTACCAAATTCGACGCATCCCTTTTCAAAACCCAATTTGCCTGCGAGCTAAAAAATCTCGACATAGAGCAATTTATTGATCGAAAGGAAGCTCGAAAAATGGATCCATTCACTCAGTATGCCATGATCTCTGCAGATCAAGCTATGGCAGATTCTGGACTGGATCTTGAAAAAATCGATACATCCAGAGCCGGAGTGATCTGGGGATCAGGAATCGGCGGGTTAAAAACCTTCCAGGACGAAGTGACCTACTTTGCCCAGGGAGATGGCACACCGCGGTTCAATCCTTTCTTTATCCCCAAGATGATCGCTGATATCAGCGCCGGTTTTATATCTATTAAATATGGTTTTCGCGGTCCAAACTTTGTAACAGTTTCTGCCTGCGCCTCCGCCACCAATGCCCTGATTGATGCATTTACTTACATCAGAATGGGCAAAGCAGATGTTTTCATCAGCGGCGGATCCGAAGCGGCAGTGACTGAAGCGGGTATTGGTGGATTCAATGCCATGAAAGCCCTCTCCCAGAGAAATGATTCTCCTGAGACTGCCTCCAGACCTTTTGATAAGGACAGAGACGGTTTTGTATTGGGTGAAGGAGCTGGAGCATTGGTTCTGGAAGAATATGAGCACGCAAAAGCACGCGGAGCCAAAATCTATGCTGAGCTAGTCGGTGGCGGAATGACTGCCGATGCTTACCACATCACTGCACCACATCCGGAAGGACTGGGTGCCAGCAATGTGATGAAAATCGCTTTGGAAGATGCCAATTTGAAACCTGAAGAGATTGATTACATCAATGTCCACGGTACTTCTACACCACTAGGTGATGTAGGAGAAATCAAAGCCATCCAGCAGATTTTCGGAGAGCATGCTTACAAGCTGAACATTAGCAGTACCAAGTCCATGACTGGTCACCTGCTCGGAGCAGCTGGTGCTATAGAAGCTATCGCGTGTATTCATGCATTGAATAAAGGCATGGTGCCTCCTACGATCAATCACTTCACAGATGATGAAAGCTTTGATCCTAGGCTTAATTTGACTTTCAACAAAGCTCAAAAGAGAGATCTTAATTATGTGTTAAGCAATACTTTTGGATTTGGAGGACACAACTGTTCTGTCATTTTCAAGAAGTATAATTAAGCCCGATTTTGAAATTGCTTCAAAACCTCGGAATTACTAATCTCTTCTTGAGTAAAAAAGATAAAAGGCTTGCTGCCTCCATCAAACTGATGACGGGGAGCAGGCCTTTTAATTTATCCCTATACAAGCTGGCACTCACCCCTTCAAGCTTGGGCGAAGAAACCTCCCAAGGATTTCGGATTTCAAATGAACGACTGGAGTTTCTAGGCGATGCCATCTTGGGAGCCGTCATTGCCGAGTATCTCTTTCTCAAATTCCCCTACAGAGATGAGGGTTTTCTTACAGAAACCAGATCCAAACTGGTCAACCGGGAGACCCTTAATTCCACAGGAATAAAAATCGGGCTCAGAAAAGCTTTAGACCTAGAAATAGGCGATAGAAACTTCACCGCAAACAAATCACTTTTCGGTGATATGCTGGAGGCATTTCTAGGCGCCATATACCTGGACAAAGGCTATCATTTTACCAAAAAATTCATCCTGCAACGCATCCTTCTGCACTTCGATGTGGAAAGTATGATCTCCACCACGACGAACTATAAAAGTAAAATCATAGAGTGGTCGCAAAAGGAAAACAAGGAAGTAGAGTACGTAGTACTTCGGGTAAATGGCAATCAGAGGTTTAAAGAGTTTATCGTGGCACTGATGGTCGAAGGTGGTGAAGTAGCGCAAGGAAAAGGCAGTACCAAAAAGAAAGCTGAACAGGAAGCCTCCAAAAATGCCTGCGAAACCTTAAATATTGCCACTTAGCTGAGTACTTTTGAGCTTCATTAATTACGCTACATGACTCCAATCAAAATAGCAGGTGCCACTGTCAACCAGACTCCCCTAGACTGGAAAGGAAATCTCAACCGGATCATACAGGCCATAGAAGAGGCTAAAAGGCAAGAGGTGGAGGTCCTTTGCCTCCCAGAACTGGCTATTACAGGCTATGGTTCTGAAGATCTCTTTTTGAGCTATTGGTATCCCAAAAAAGCACTGGCCCAGCTAGAAAGCTTGCTCCCACACTGCCAGCATATCACCGTAGCTGTAGGACTTCCCATTAGGATCAAAGAGAAGGTCTATAATGCGGTGGCAGTAATTGAAAACGGAGTGGTAAAAGGCTTTGTAGCCAAGCAATTTTTGGCCATTGATGGAGTTCATTATGAGTTCCGCTGGTTTACGCCCTGGCCAGCCAATGAAGTTACCCAGATAGACTTTCTGGGCAAGCAAGTTCCTTTTGGGGATCTGACTTTTCATCACAAAGGCATGCATTATGGGTTTGAAATCTGTGAAGATGCCTGGCGGGGAAAAATGCGCCCGGGATATAGACTTCAGGACCGCAAGGTAGATTTGATATTCAATCCCAGCGCCAGTCATTTTGCGATGGGAAAAAGCCAGCTTCGCAAAGAATTGCTGGAAGAAAGTTCCGGGATCTTTGACTGTTATTATTGCTATGCCAACCTTTTAGGAAATGAAGCAGGCAGGATGATATTTGACGGAGAAATCATGCTTGCTAAATCAGGCGAACTCCTGTTTAGAAACCAATTACTTTCATTTGAAGACGTACAGGTCAAAAGCTTCTACTTGGAACCCAAGGTGCAAGAGATCGCTCCGATCCAAAGTAAAAACGAGGAGTTTGCAGCAGCATCTTCCCTAGCTTTATATGACTACATGCGCAAAAGCAAAAGCAAGGGCTTTGTGCTCTCACTCTCAGGAGGGGCTGATTCCTCGACTATAGCAGTTCTGGTAGCAGAAATGGTCAATCGAGGGGTCAAAGAACTAGGCCTGGAGAAGTTCTGCCAAAAAGCAGGGCTTGATTATTCTAACAATTCTGAAACAGATTTAGTAGGGAAAATTCTTACTACTGCTTATCAGGGCACAAAGAACTCTTCCCTTGATACCTTTGAAAGCGCAGCATATCTAGCTAAAAGCCTAGGTGCAACTTTCTACCACTGGGAAATCGATGAGGAGGTCAAGTCCTACACTTCAAAAATAGAGAAAGCCATAGGTAGAAAATTAACCTGGGAACACGACGACATTACCCTTCAGAATATTCAGGCCAGAAGCCGTGCCCCTATCATCTGGATGCTCGCAAATCTGAACAATGCCCTGCTCCTAGCCACCTCCAACAGAAGCGAAGGCGACGTAGGTTATGCCACTATGGATGGAGACACTTCAGGAAGTATTTCACCTATTGCTGCAGTGGACAAGTATTTTGTCCTGCAGTGGCTGCAATGGGCAGAAAAGGAACTGGGTCGGGAAGGGCTATCCAAGGTCAACTCCCTACAACCTACCGCTGAACTGAGGCCTCTGGACCGTACCCAGACCGATGAGAAAGACCTTATGCCTTACTCCATCATCGTGGAAATAGAAAAAAATGCCATTCGCGACCGTAGATCCCCTATGGACGTATATCAGATTCTAATCGAGGAGATCGATATAGAACCGGTGGTATTAAAAAGTTATATCAAAAAATTCTTCCAACTTTGGTCCCGAAACCAATGGAAGCGGGAACGCCTGGCTCCTTCTTTCCACTTGGATGAATTTAATGTGGACCCAAAAACCTGGTACAGATTCCCTATTCTTTCCGGTGGGTTTACTGAAGAATTAGAACTATTAGACCAACTCTAAAAAAGAAACTATGCTAGAATTAATCATGAACTATATCGTTTGGGATCCAAACCCATCTGTAATTCCTGGCTGGTCCAGACCTCCATGGTATAGTATTTTGTTTGCAGCAGGCTTTGTCATCTCGCAGCAGTTCATGGTTCATTTCTTCAAGAAGGAAGGACAAAACCCTGAGCTGGTCGATAAACTGACCATCTACATGGTATTGGCCACTATCATAGGTGCCAGACTTGGCCATGTGCTGTTCTATGAACCGGCCAAGTACCTCAGCAATCCTATAGAAATATTAAAAGTCTGGGAAGGTGGATTGGCCAGTCATGGTGCAGCCTTTGCGATCTTATTTGCACTTTGGCTTTACGCCAAAAGAACTCCAGGGCAGAGCTACTTATGGGTAGTGGACCGGATAGTGATCGTGACAGCCATGACCGGTGCACTGATTCGATTTGGAAATCTGATGAACTCCGAAATTGGAGGAAAGGATACCGGAACCGATTATGGAATCGTATATGCCTGGGATACTGAAGAGCTACTCTCTACCCTGAAAGTACCCGTAGAGTCCATTGACCCCTACAAGCCAGATGACCGAGCAAGCGAGCAGGTGGACAATGGAATAGTGCCAGTAAATATTGACCTGAAAATCAACAAGGGACAGTATGAGCTGGAAGATCTGCAAAACACACTTACTCGGGACATTAAATATGCATTGACCCAGTTTGCCAGCAGTCAAGAATACCTAGCTGAGCCAGTGGAATCTCCTCTTGATATGGCTATCAAAGACAAGGGGGACCACTATTTGGTCACGGTCAGAACTTTTGGGAGAACTAAGCACCCAACCCAAATCTATGAATCCATCTCCTATTTCGTGATTTCCCTGGTTCTATTCTCCATTTGGAACAAGTACAAGGAACGCCTTCCTGAAGGCATATTGCTAGGATTATTTCTGATTTCTGTCTTTGGGATGCGCTTTATCTGGGAATTCTTCAAAGTAAGCCAAGTGGATTTTGAAGATTCCATGGCCTTTAACATGGGGCAGTTACTCAGTATTCCATTAGTAATAGCCGGCATCATTCTGGTAGGAAGAGCGCTAAAAAGTGGCTTAAAGCCAGAAAAAATTTAAGGGACAGGATCATGTCCGTGCCCTCCCCAGGGATGGCAACGGGCAATCCTTTTGATGCCCATCCAGCCCCCACGAAATACACCATGCTTCAGTATCGCTTCCTTAGTATATTGGCTGCAAGTAGGTGTAAAACGGCAACTTGAAGGAAACAGTGGGGAAATGGTATATTGATAGACCAAGACTGGAAATATAGCTATCTTTCGAAGTATGGATTTTGCCATAAGTAAACGTATGTTGCAGGCGGATTCAAAAGTAACCAAATATCACCAATCAGAATTCCCTCTTGATCCTCAAGAATAAAAATAGCATTTACTTCGCTTTCATTGCTTTTGCATTTCTCTGGCTTAGCTGGGGACCTACTGCTCAGGCGCAGGGAGATACATCTTTGGCACCAGCCCAACTATCCTCTACCCCGGATAGTGTGAAGGTCAATAATATTTTCATCATAGGAAATGAGAAAACCAGA
This genomic window from Algoriphagus sp. TR-M9 contains:
- a CDS encoding acyl carrier protein, producing the protein MSEIAQKVKAIIVDKLGVEESEVTLEASFTNDLGADSLDTVELIMEFEKEFNISIPDDQAEQIGTVGQAVTYLEANVK
- the fabF gene encoding beta-ketoacyl-ACP synthase II, translated to MNLKRVVVTGIGALTPIGNTADEFWTGLANGVSGAAPITKFDASLFKTQFACELKNLDIEQFIDRKEARKMDPFTQYAMISADQAMADSGLDLEKIDTSRAGVIWGSGIGGLKTFQDEVTYFAQGDGTPRFNPFFIPKMIADISAGFISIKYGFRGPNFVTVSACASATNALIDAFTYIRMGKADVFISGGSEAAVTEAGIGGFNAMKALSQRNDSPETASRPFDKDRDGFVLGEGAGALVLEEYEHAKARGAKIYAELVGGGMTADAYHITAPHPEGLGASNVMKIALEDANLKPEEIDYINVHGTSTPLGDVGEIKAIQQIFGEHAYKLNISSTKSMTGHLLGAAGAIEAIACIHALNKGMVPPTINHFTDDESFDPRLNLTFNKAQKRDLNYVLSNTFGFGGHNCSVIFKKYN
- the rnc gene encoding ribonuclease III, which translates into the protein MKLLQNLGITNLFLSKKDKRLAASIKLMTGSRPFNLSLYKLALTPSSLGEETSQGFRISNERLEFLGDAILGAVIAEYLFLKFPYRDEGFLTETRSKLVNRETLNSTGIKIGLRKALDLEIGDRNFTANKSLFGDMLEAFLGAIYLDKGYHFTKKFILQRILLHFDVESMISTTTNYKSKIIEWSQKENKEVEYVVLRVNGNQRFKEFIVALMVEGGEVAQGKGSTKKKAEQEASKNACETLNIAT
- the nadE gene encoding NAD(+) synthase codes for the protein MTPIKIAGATVNQTPLDWKGNLNRIIQAIEEAKRQEVEVLCLPELAITGYGSEDLFLSYWYPKKALAQLESLLPHCQHITVAVGLPIRIKEKVYNAVAVIENGVVKGFVAKQFLAIDGVHYEFRWFTPWPANEVTQIDFLGKQVPFGDLTFHHKGMHYGFEICEDAWRGKMRPGYRLQDRKVDLIFNPSASHFAMGKSQLRKELLEESSGIFDCYYCYANLLGNEAGRMIFDGEIMLAKSGELLFRNQLLSFEDVQVKSFYLEPKVQEIAPIQSKNEEFAAASSLALYDYMRKSKSKGFVLSLSGGADSSTIAVLVAEMVNRGVKELGLEKFCQKAGLDYSNNSETDLVGKILTTAYQGTKNSSLDTFESAAYLAKSLGATFYHWEIDEEVKSYTSKIEKAIGRKLTWEHDDITLQNIQARSRAPIIWMLANLNNALLLATSNRSEGDVGYATMDGDTSGSISPIAAVDKYFVLQWLQWAEKELGREGLSKVNSLQPTAELRPLDRTQTDEKDLMPYSIIVEIEKNAIRDRRSPMDVYQILIEEIDIEPVVLKSYIKKFFQLWSRNQWKRERLAPSFHLDEFNVDPKTWYRFPILSGGFTEELELLDQL
- a CDS encoding prolipoprotein diacylglyceryl transferase, with protein sequence MLELIMNYIVWDPNPSVIPGWSRPPWYSILFAAGFVISQQFMVHFFKKEGQNPELVDKLTIYMVLATIIGARLGHVLFYEPAKYLSNPIEILKVWEGGLASHGAAFAILFALWLYAKRTPGQSYLWVVDRIVIVTAMTGALIRFGNLMNSEIGGKDTGTDYGIVYAWDTEELLSTLKVPVESIDPYKPDDRASEQVDNGIVPVNIDLKINKGQYELEDLQNTLTRDIKYALTQFASSQEYLAEPVESPLDMAIKDKGDHYLVTVRTFGRTKHPTQIYESISYFVISLVLFSIWNKYKERLPEGILLGLFLISVFGMRFIWEFFKVSQVDFEDSMAFNMGQLLSIPLVIAGIILVGRALKSGLKPEKI
- the yidD gene encoding membrane protein insertion efficiency factor YidD, giving the protein MAKSILRKIAIFPVLVYQYTISPLFPSSCRFTPTCSQYTKEAILKHGVFRGGWMGIKRIARCHPWGGHGHDPVP